One segment of Chelmon rostratus isolate fCheRos1 chromosome 17, fCheRos1.pri, whole genome shotgun sequence DNA contains the following:
- the cyth4a gene encoding cytohesin-4, translated as MAIRRKDSFLWGKAPPKLPPGEWRQGEAVKIHKFELLDDFQKLRLEINHVTPEIHSPEMKEQNKNVVRNRKFLRGKKKFNMDPKKGVYYLVENDLLEWRAESVAEFLYKEEGLNKTAIGNFLGEREDMHLQVLKAFVGLHEFSDLNLVQALRQFLWSFRLPGEAQKIDRMMEAFATRYCDCNPGVFQSTDTCYVLSFAIIMLNTSLHNPNVKDKPSLQRFVSMNRGINNGEDLPSDLLTKLYASIRSEPFKIPEDDGNDLTLTFFNPDREGWLLKMGGRVKTWKRRWFILTDSCLYYFEYTTDKDPIGIIPLENLFVRKLQDTSKPYCLELYNPKGQKIKACKTQNKGKVVQGKHQCYKLSAASAEDQDNWIDAIRASITKNPFCDLVALRKRKVTSNTSSRD; from the exons CTCCACCGAAACTCCCCCCAGGAGAGTGGAGGCAGGGTGAAGCCGTCAAGATTCACAAGTTTGAGCTGCTGGATGACTTTCAG AAGCTGAGGCTGGAGATCAATCACGTCACGCCAGAAATCCACAGCCCTGAAATGAAGGAGCAAAA TAAAAATGTTGTGAGGAACAGAAAATTCTTGcgtgggaaaaaaaaattcaacatgGACCCCAAAAAG GGAGTCTACTACCTGGTTGAAAATGACCTGCTGGAGTGGCGAGCAGAGTCGGTGGCAGAGTTCCTTTACAAGGAAGAGGGACTGAACAAGACCGCCATCGGCAACTTCTTGGGAGAAAG GGAGGATATGCACCTGCAGGTCCTGAAAGCCTTTGTTGGCCTGCATGAATTCTCAGACCTGAATCTGGTGCAGGCACTGAG GCAGTTTCTGTGGAGCTTTCGTCTCCCGGGAGAAGCTCAGAAGATTGACAGGATGATGGAGGCGTTTGCAACTCGCTACTGCGACTGTAACCCAGGGGTCTTCCAGTCCACAG ACACATGCTACGTCCTGTCTTTTGCCATCATCATGCTCAACACGAGTCTCCATAACCCCAACGTGAAAGACAAACCCAGTCTGCAGCGATTTGTTTCCATGAACAGAGGAATCAACAACGGAGAAGATCTGCCCTCCGACTTGCTCACG AAACTGTACGCGAGCATCCGCAGCGAGCCGTTCAAAATCCCAGAGGATGACGGGAACGACCTCACGCTGACGTTTTTTAATCCAGACAGAGAAGGCTGGCTCCTTAAAATGG GTGGTCGAGTTAAAACCTGGAAGAGGAGGTGGTTCatcctgacagacagctgccTGTACTACTTTGAATACACCACA gaTAAAGACCCAATTGGGATTATTCCTCTGGAGAACCTGTTTGTCAGAAAGCTACAAGACACAAGCAAACCG taTTGTCTGGAGTTATATAACCCCAAAGGACAAAAGATCAAGGCCTGCAAGACGCAGAACAAAGGCAAAGTGGTGCAGGGTAAACACCAGTGCTATAAGCTCAGTGCAGCCAGCGCAGAAGACCAGGACAACTGGATAGATGCGATCAG GGCGAGCATCACCAAGAACCCTTTCTGTGATCTGGTGGCTCTGCGAAAGAGGAAGGTCACTAGCAACACTTCCTCACGGGACTGA